One part of the Hydra vulgaris chromosome 01, alternate assembly HydraT2T_AEP genome encodes these proteins:
- the LOC136074107 gene encoding tigger transposable element-derived protein 4-like, protein MAVVDDNAVTEEDVTGAAVRNDNNGLNSINFRAYLKMVRNRIKKTNKVAIPSETMKVAVNKVLEGTQLNVVARQFNIDRMTLKRYCRKKRLNPNEAFKPNYNNRQVFTAEDEKSLSSYLLIASKMNHGLSTRSTRLLAYEFALKNNKICPSSWIKNKIAGIDWLQGFMKRQPELSLRTPEATSFARSTAFNKDTVREFFQNLKTVRNRYKYNPNCIYNVDETGLTTVQKPVKVLAGRGSKQVGRITSAERGKLVTACCASNAIGNSIPPLFIFPRVKFHDYMIKEGPPGCVGFANPSGWMNSEIFIEWIKHFVKYSNCSQESPVLLLLDSLESHISVKGLELAIQQHGITMISFPPHCSHKLQPLDRTVFGPLKRFYNSACDNWMVSNPRPMTIYDIVSIVREPYTKAFSPSNIQTRFRVAGIEPFNSEIFKDDEYLPSSVTDRAAPDTVTITPVNNMESEMIPAHVNHIESEITIVNIETSILNKVSTSVASIISPEVLKPYPKASARKKNVKSRQLKTRILTDTPVKNEIRLSKEKKILKQTKNQQKVSTKDKK, encoded by the exons ATGGCGGTTGTTGATGATAATGCAGTGACTGAGGAAGATGTTACTGGTGCTGCTGTTAGAAATGATAATAATGGATTAAATTCCATTAACTTCCGCGCTT atcTTAAAATGGTTagaaatagaattaaaaaaacaaataaagttgcTATACCAAGTGAAACAATGAAAGTAGcagtaaataaagttttagaagGAACACAACTGAATGTTGTAGCACGTCAGTTTAACATAGATAGAATgactttaaaaagatattgtcgTAAAAAGAGACTTAATCCAAATGAAGCTTTCAAGCCTAACTACAACAATAGACAAGTTTTTACAGCagaagatgaaaaaagtttatcaagttATTTACTAATTGCATCAAAAATGAACCATGGCCTTTCAACTAGGTCAACGCGATTATTGGCATAtgaatttgctttaaaaaacaataagataTGCCCATCATCAtggatcaaaaataaaattgcaggCATTGATTGGTTGCAAGGTTTTATGAAAAGACAACCAGAGTTGTCTCTACGAACACCTGAAGCAACGAGCTTCGCTCGATCAACAGCTTTTAACAAAGACACTGTAAGagagttttttcaaaatcttaaaACGGTAAGAAATCGATATAAATATAATCCTAACtgtatatataatgttgatgaaactggTTTAACAACCGTTCAAAAGCCGGTAAAGGTTTTAGCTGGTAGAGGAAGCAAACAAGTTGGAAGAATCACATCTGCAGAACGAGGAAAATTGGTAACTGCATGTTGTGCCTCTAATGCTATTGGAAATTCCATTCctccattatttatttttcctagGGTAAAGTTTCATGATTACATGATTAAGGAAGGACCTCCTGGATGTGTGGGATTTGCAAATCCTTCTGGTTGGATGAACTCAGAAATTTTCATAGAATGgattaaacattttgttaaatattcaaACTGTTCTCAGGAATCTCCAGTTTTGTTACTTCTCGACAGTCTTGAAAGTCATATTTCTGTTAAAGGCTTGGAGCTTGCAATTCAACAACACGGAATTACAATGATAAGTTTTCCTCCCCATTGCAGCCATAAATTGCAGCCATTAGATAGAACTGTTTTTGGACCattgaaaaggttttacaaTTCTGCATGTGATAATTGGATGGTTTCAAACCCAAGACCAATGACCATTTATGATATTGTTTCAATAGTTCGAGAACCGTATACAAAAGCTTTCTCACCATCTAATATACAGACAAGATTTAGAGTAGCTGGCATTGAGCCATTCAATTCTGAAATTTTCAAAGATGACGAATATCTACCATCATCAGTTACAGATAGAGCTGCTCCAGATACAGTTACTATCACTCCTGTCAACAACATGGAATCTGAAATGATACCAGCACATGTTAATCACATAGAGTCTGAAATAACTATAGTAAATATTGaaacaagtattttaaacaaagtgtCAACAAGTGTTGCTTCTATAATCTCACCTGAGGTTTTAAAACCTTACCCAAAAGCATCtgccagaaaaaaaaatgttaaaagtaggCAGTTAAAAACAAGGATCTTGACTGATACTCCTGTCAAAAATGAAATTCGTTTgtcaaaagaaaagaaaattttgaagcaaaccaaaaatcaacaaaaagtcTCCACAAAAGATAAGAAATAA
- the LOC136074108 gene encoding metabotropic glutamate receptor 8-like → MEDDRTFLVNIIVPDTWDATNDPNNSFYQPYLVYMEAAVFAINQVNSKTDFLYGYKMALNKVLGHDVADAHPQDITTILTFDTLVTYLFDVPIIIGPNENLYSSFVEMADSTETVMVSYGATTVTLEYESTNIFKTVPSDRFRMQALLDLLTSLGWNYFNLATSEAMYINNDTEVFKNWASDLNLCIREIKMFLEDYDTMVYDDVDGIAPENEYRKFLRNSYEDGIKGIIAFTNPEDSLFLLKELRALIIEKNLKSNPFKIIWFYGAIDFLYFSPPMSDHVHVLHVESILIELTHAEHTEFKNFMDSRYLIPSRSQSWYSEENAVKYYDNVSNTYYKIAKKYNFMQKHCRITRCSEVPYNVEWFTTRRPYTEKVLVNYMIHAIYASAMAIRTLIEKKSDTSHLTYFKCEYSTVNVSNVRKELFNILRLMSYPDNTISSTVFWDNYTKPEIISYDVVYHNPTQRAFKSTKVGVWSINRTNSYFKNEKVLGQCKKIYLFDHSKTWVGFNFTPICSKPCDIGYIKEHANDNLKICCWSCIKCPFNSIVINNTCVMCQLGLEKAELETMTCSRLPKKK, encoded by the exons atgGAAG ATGATCGTACTTTTCTTGTTAACATTATTGTTCCTGATACCTGGGATGCTACTAATGATccaaataatagtttttatcaACCATATCTTGTTTATATGGAGGCAGCTGTCTTTGCAATTAATCAAGTCAACTCGAAAACAGATTTTTTGTACGGATACAAAATGGCTCTGAATAAGGTTTTGGGTCATGATGTTGCAGATGCGCATCCTCAAGATATTACAACAATTCTTACATTTGACACATTGGTCACTTATTTGTTTGATGTTCCAATAATCATCGGTCCAAACGAAAACTTATACAGTTCCTTTGTGGAAATGGCAGACAGTACGGAAACAGTTATGGTGAGCTACGGTGCAACAACTGTTACTTTAGAATATGAatcaacaaatatatttaaaacagtgCCATCAGATCGGTTCAGAATGCAAGCATTATTAGACCTATTGACTTCTTTGGGgtggaattattttaatttagcaacctCAGAAGCTATGTATATAAACAATGACACAGAGGTTTTCAAGAATTGGGCAAGCGATTTAAATCTATGCATTAGGGAAATTAAAATGTTTCTAGAAGATTATGATACTATGGT TTACGATGATGTAGATGGAATTGCACCTGAAAACGAATACAGAAAGTTTCTTCGAAACTCCTATGAAGATGGAATAAAAGGAATTATTGCTTTTACAAATCCGGAAGATTCTCTGTTTTTGCTGAAGGAATTAAGAGCactaattattgaaaaaaatttaaagtccaatccatttaaaataatttggttttatggagcaattgattttttatatttttctcctCCTATGTCTGATCACGTGCATGTTTTACATGTAGAATCTATTTTAATTGAGTTAACACACGCAGAACATACggagtttaaaaattttatggatTCTCGTTATCTCATCCCGAGTCGGAGTCAATCATGGTATTCTGAAGAAAATGCTGTTAAGTATTACGACAATGTAAGTAATACGTATTATAAAATAGCCAAAAAATATAACTTCATGCAAAAACACTGTCGTATTACTAGATGCTCTGAAGTTCCATACAATGTGGAATGGTTTACAACACGACGACCATACACAGAAAAAGTTCTTGTAAATTACATGATTCACGCTATTTATGCCAGCGCTATGGCTATCCGtactttaatagaaaaaaaaagtgatacaTCACACCTTACTTATTTCAAATGTGAATATTCTACCGTAAATGTGAGTAATGTTAGGAAAGAATTGTTTAATATTCTTCGTTTAATGTCATATCCAGACAACACTATTTCATCAACTGTGTTTTGGGATAACTATACTAAACCTGAAATAATTAGCTATGACGTTGTATACCACAACCCTACTCAGAGAGCATTCAAATCTACTAAAGTTGGTGTTTGGTCAATAAATCGCACTAATTCTTATTTCAAGAATGAAAAAGTTCTTGgacaatgtaaaaaaatttatttatttgaccATAGCAAAACATGGGTGGGTTTTAATTTTACTCCAATTTGTAGCAAACCTTGTGATATAGGTTACATAAAGGAACATGCTAATGACAATCTCAAAATCTGCTGCTGGAGTTGTATAAAATGTCCTTTTAATAGCATTGTTATTAACAATACATGTGTTATGTGCCAGCTAGGCTTAGAAAAAGCAGAACTAGAAACAATGACTTGTTCAAggttaccaaaaaaaaaataa